The genomic DNA CCAAACCCAAGTTGTAACCAACATGGCCATGTCTTCCACTTGTCCTGAGGATGAGGACTGTGTTGTGGCTGTCAAGTTCTTGGGACCTCAGCTCAGCCTATGTAGACCGGCTCGTAAAAACTCCGAGTGGACCAACATTAGAATCACAGACCCGTCTTTTTTCAATTCTCGTGTCATGTACTCCACGAGAGATGAGATGTTCTCCATGCCTGCTTCCGGAGGCGCCTACATTGGATCATGGAATCTTGGAGAAGACACTCACAACCACAAGCTGAACCAGTTGCGGTTTCTGAACATTCCTGAAATGGTGCAATCAGAGTGGGAGCTCTTGAATTCGTATTGCACGAGCGAACACTTAGTTGAATTTGGACCCACCGGTGAAACTTTTCTGGTTAAGTGGTACACCAAGAGCAATTGCCGTAGGAAGGGGAGGGTGGAAACGCAACGTTTCATGGTATTCAAAATAGACGAGAAAGGAAACGCGGTCTACACTACTGACATTGGAGATCGCTGCATCTTGCTCCTCCCCAACCCCAAGGCTGAAGCTTTTTGTGTCCAGGCTAGCTCATGTGAGgatataaaaacaaatccaaacatCATCTTTTTCAGGGGTATTGACGACTACGGATTAGTTTATCTGCGCGATTAATACTAATGCTGCTAAATTTGGCACTTGTAGTAATATTAGCTGGGCTTTGCATATGAACCTTTGAGCTAGTTTGACTCGGTTCTTTGTGGTTTTGTAAGATTGATATGCTCTTGATACGGGATATCAAAGCTTACATAGTTACATGAACAAATATGTCAATGTCAGTCATATATAAGAAGCTATGTTTGAAGTCTTATTGAGGGTAATCGTTTGTAAGACTTGGGGTTATTTCCCATTCTAGTCAAATAATGCAAGGTTTGTTAACAAATCAGTATAGTCTAAGCAGGTGTGTTTGAATATGTTTCCTTTTATACAAATCTTTTTGTGAGCTTGCGATTTACAATTAGAATATTCTTAAACCTTtacaaccaaaaataagagagagataaagagagtcAGTATTGTCTTGCACTTGTTCTGCTGTTTCTTGTGTAATTTTTCAGTCGAAAAGAAGCTGACACGGAATTGAAGGCGTAGTCAGAGATACCAAGTCCTTGAGCATCTTATATTTGGCTTCAACATCATTGGATTGTGGCAAGAAAGTTGCAGTCTTCAAACGTGTAGCATTATTCCTTATGATGAAGTTCGCCACCTCTAAATCTCCTCGTCTGCCTTTGTAACCGATCCATGCGAAAGTTTCAAGACTGTCGGGAATAGAACTCGGCTGCTTCCAACAATCTGGAGTTTCTTCACTAGGAAAATGAAGCTCATGTTCATCAGTGAGTTTGAGAGATGCTAGTTTGGGAGAATTTTGGAGCATTTGAGTGAGAAGCTCCCACCAACCTTGCGCACATGTACTTAGCTCGAGATGAACAAGCCTATAGAAGCAGATGACCATACTAGGGACCTCTGAGTGTAGTGATGCACATAAATAAAGGCGGCGGGTTGAAGCAAGAGCTCTCAGAAACCTGTGAGTAACTCCTTGAGTGATGTCAACATGCGCCTCGTTCAAATTGGGCATATTCTCAATTCGACGAGAGTCGTAGACAACATCATCGACAATCTTAAGGTACTCAAGACGAGGGCATTCTATCATATACACACCGCCCTTGCTCTTGTCTCTCGAGTCCCATAAATCTAAATGTCGTAAACAAGGCAAAGCGATAGTGATGTCTTCACCCTCGTGTTCTTCGTCTATCACAGACGACATTCGAAGAAACTGAAGATTAGGACAGCCGTGTAAAAGCTTATGAAGACATGTGTAACCCATCATCATAAGAGACAAACTCTTGAGAAACGGAAGGCTGCAAAAAACATCCGAAAAAAGGCAATTTGCGATCCTTAAGTCCTCTAGTGTTTCACATGTGTATAGGCTACTCGGCAAATTGATTGGTGGCCCTGGCCGGATTTTAACTATGAGCCGACGCATGCGGCGAGCAATCGCAGTATCGATCCATATTCCAACATCCACAGGGTGACACTTAGGACCAAGGCAGAGATTTAAACAATTTAGAATCGGCGACTTGTTTTTCATCAAAGCCCTGTAAGCAAACTCTGTGAAGTTCTTATAGTCGGCATCATCATTATGATACTTGAGATCATCGAGCACAATCCTTGACACTA from Camelina sativa cultivar DH55 chromosome 2, Cs, whole genome shotgun sequence includes the following:
- the LOC104757419 gene encoding F-box/FBD/LRR-repeat protein At4g26340-like yields the protein MDMISFLPDDLLLRILWLLPTKDVMATMLVSKRWQSLWCLVSRIVLDDLKYHNDDADYKNFTEFAYRALMKNKSPILNCLNLCLGPKCHPVDVGIWIDTAIARRMRRLIVKIRPGPPINLPSSLYTCETLEDLRIANCLFSDVFCSLPFLKSLSLMMMGYTCLHKLLHGCPNLQFLRMSSVIDEEHEGEDITIALPCLRHLDLWDSRDKSKGGVYMIECPRLEYLKIVDDVVYDSRRIENMPNLNEAHVDITQGVTHRFLRALASTRRLYLCASLHSEVPSMVICFYRLVHLELSTCAQGWWELLTQMLQNSPKLASLKLTDEHELHFPSEETPDCWKQPSSIPDSLETFAWIGYKGRRGDLEVANFIIRNNATRLKTATFLPQSNDVEAKYKMLKDLVSLTTPSIPCQLLFD